A window of the Bacillus sp. A301a_S52 genome harbors these coding sequences:
- the pdxK gene encoding pyridoxine/pyridoxal/pyridoxamine kinase, which translates to MSLEKVLTIAGSDSSGGAGIQADLKTFQDLGVYGMSALTTIVTMDPDNNWSHGVFPQQTETVQQQLKTIVDGIGVSAMKTGMLGSVEIVELVSNTIKANKLKNVVVDPVMVCKGEDDVLHPETTESMKQLLVPKATVVTPNLFEAWKLSGVGPIKTVEQMKEAAEKIHRLGASHVLIKGGSKLSHDKAVDVLYDGHAFELLESDKIETPYVHGAGCTYSAAITAELAKGSDVKTAVQTAKAFITEAIKASFKLNQFIGPVNHGAYRRQLNG; encoded by the coding sequence ATGTCTTTAGAAAAAGTGTTAACAATCGCTGGCTCAGATAGCAGTGGTGGTGCAGGAATTCAAGCAGATTTAAAAACGTTCCAGGATCTCGGTGTGTATGGTATGAGTGCCCTCACAACTATCGTAACAATGGATCCTGATAATAATTGGTCCCACGGTGTTTTCCCTCAACAAACGGAAACCGTACAGCAACAATTAAAAACGATCGTTGATGGCATCGGTGTCTCTGCTATGAAAACGGGTATGCTTGGTTCTGTAGAGATCGTTGAGCTTGTATCAAACACGATTAAAGCGAATAAACTTAAAAATGTTGTTGTTGACCCTGTCATGGTCTGTAAAGGCGAAGATGACGTCCTTCACCCTGAAACGACAGAAAGTATGAAACAGCTGTTAGTTCCTAAAGCAACGGTTGTGACACCCAATTTATTTGAAGCTTGGAAGCTAAGCGGGGTTGGGCCAATTAAAACAGTCGAGCAAATGAAAGAAGCTGCTGAAAAAATTCATCGTTTAGGTGCTTCACATGTTCTGATTAAAGGTGGCAGTAAGTTAAGCCACGACAAAGCAGTGGATGTCTTATATGACGGTCATGCGTTTGAGTTACTAGAATCTGATAAAATTGAGACACCTTATGTGCACGGGGCTGGCTGTACGTATTCAGCTGCCATTACAGCGGAACTAGCGAAAGGCTCCGATGTAAAAACAGCTGTACAGACAGCAAAAGCATTTATTACCGAAGCCATTAAAGCATCGTTTAAACTAAATCAATTTATCGGACCTGTCAATCACGGCGCTTACCGCCGACAATTAAATGGCTAA
- a CDS encoding AraC family transcriptional regulator: MDDKLQRMFHPVQANGRTAVSSYTEIAPSEALRPYVSCYWYSEPEWDNVNSKVQIFSGSTIDRVIPDGCCDILFEHYIAHNTYHVRYCGLMEQPFVVTYAMENSVRRFGIRFFPGGAYGVIQTPLSCLKNQLCELDALLPRSDRTAAEQLFAEESLLGKVRFAEAFLLSLLRWERVETDNTMKNVLYHIFRSRGSAQITSIAKKEAISTRQLNRKFQNWIGVTPKKFSEIIRFQAMVHYIEKSKYIDWAELALAYGFFDQPHMIRDFKRYYGVSPVEAVKECQLGQRNNRFLQYECFRED, encoded by the coding sequence ATGGATGATAAATTACAAAGAATGTTTCATCCTGTTCAAGCAAATGGTCGAACTGCTGTAAGTTCATACACTGAAATAGCGCCTTCAGAAGCTTTACGTCCCTATGTGTCTTGTTACTGGTATTCAGAGCCTGAATGGGACAATGTCAATTCCAAGGTACAGATTTTTAGTGGTTCAACGATTGATCGTGTCATTCCAGACGGATGCTGTGATATTTTATTTGAACACTATATCGCTCATAATACTTATCATGTGAGATATTGTGGGTTAATGGAACAGCCATTTGTGGTCACGTACGCGATGGAAAATAGCGTGCGTAGGTTTGGCATTCGATTTTTTCCCGGTGGCGCATACGGTGTTATTCAAACGCCGTTAAGCTGTTTGAAGAACCAATTATGTGAGCTTGATGCTCTTTTACCTAGAAGTGACAGGACAGCTGCAGAGCAACTTTTTGCTGAGGAGAGTTTGTTAGGTAAAGTAAGATTTGCTGAAGCGTTCTTACTTTCTTTACTCCGTTGGGAACGGGTGGAGACGGATAATACGATGAAAAATGTTCTTTATCATATTTTTAGATCGAGAGGGAGTGCCCAAATCACATCTATTGCAAAAAAGGAAGCTATTAGCACGCGTCAATTGAATCGAAAGTTTCAAAATTGGATTGGGGTAACTCCGAAAAAGTTTAGCGAAATTATAAGATTTCAGGCGATGGTACACTATATAGAAAAATCAAAGTACATCGATTGGGCGGAACTTGCTTTAGCTTATGGTTTTTTTGATCAGCCACATATGATCCGTGATTTTAAAAGGTATTATGGCGTCTCCCCAGTAGAGGCAGTAAAAGAATGTCAACTAGGTCAAAGGAATAACCGTTTTTTACAATACGAGTGTTTCAGAGAAGATTAA
- a CDS encoding DinB family protein — MSSVLNVRDHLLDELELAVRTSEKLILLMNEADKRFQPADNMRTLLEVVHHLVSIPASDLMIMQEESQEEVQSLELRVAKITEPARLVEEFRHNFEQFKSYIQSLSEEELLTKSTKAFYMEEGVVQIKWLIEVVTHVFHHRSQLYNYLKQNGHELNFFMLYG; from the coding sequence ATGAGTAGCGTATTAAACGTTCGAGATCATCTTTTAGATGAACTGGAACTAGCAGTTAGAACGAGTGAAAAATTAATTTTACTTATGAATGAAGCAGACAAGCGTTTTCAGCCGGCAGATAATATGCGTACATTGTTAGAAGTTGTCCACCACCTCGTGTCAATTCCTGCCTCAGACCTCATGATCATGCAAGAGGAATCTCAAGAAGAGGTGCAGTCATTAGAATTACGCGTTGCGAAAATCACAGAACCAGCTCGATTAGTGGAAGAGTTTCGGCATAATTTTGAACAATTCAAATCGTACATACAGTCGTTAAGTGAAGAAGAGTTACTAACGAAGTCCACTAAAGCATTCTATATGGAGGAAGGTGTTGTGCAAATTAAATGGCTGATTGAAGTCGTGACACATGTGTTTCATCACCGTTCTCAACTCTACAATTATTTAAAACAAAATGGCCATGAGCTGAATTTCTTTATGCTTTATGGCTAA